From Paenibacillus graminis, a single genomic window includes:
- the nusG gene encoding transcription termination/antitermination protein NusG, producing MEKRWYVVHTYSGYENKVKANLEKRVESMGMEDKIFRVLVPMEEELVNKDGKKKTVMRKVYPGYVLVEMVQTDDSWYVVRNTPGVTGFVGSTGSGSKPTALLPEEVEQILKHMGMVEPKAKIDFEIKESVRIMVGPFANFVGSVEEILADKSKIKVHVNMFGRETPLELDFTQVEKI from the coding sequence ATAAGGTTAAGGCCAATTTGGAAAAACGCGTTGAGTCCATGGGCATGGAAGACAAAATATTCCGTGTTCTTGTTCCTATGGAAGAAGAACTGGTAAACAAAGACGGAAAGAAAAAAACCGTTATGCGTAAAGTTTACCCTGGTTATGTTTTGGTCGAAATGGTTCAGACTGATGATTCATGGTACGTAGTCCGCAATACGCCGGGCGTAACCGGATTTGTCGGTTCGACAGGTTCCGGGTCCAAACCTACCGCTCTGCTTCCGGAAGAAGTTGAACAAATTCTGAAGCATATGGGCATGGTTGAACCTAAAGCGAAGATTGATTTCGAAATCAAGGAATCCGTACGTATTATGGTTGGTCCCTTTGCGAATTTTGTGGGCTCCGTGGAAGAGATTTTGGCTGACAAGAGCAAGATTAAAGTGCATGTCAACATGTTTGGACGGGAAACCCCGCTGGAGTTGGATTTCACTCAAGTGGAGAAAATATAA
- the rplK gene encoding 50S ribosomal protein L11 — translation MAKKVIKMVKLQIPAGKANPAPPVGPALGQAGVNIMAFCKEFNARTADQAGLIIPVEITVFEDRSFTFITKTPPAAVLLRIAAKVEKGSGEPNKKKVAKLGRAAVREIAETKMPDLNAASIEAAMRMVEGTARSMGITIED, via the coding sequence ATGGCTAAAAAAGTTATCAAAATGGTGAAACTGCAGATTCCTGCAGGGAAAGCGAATCCAGCGCCTCCAGTAGGTCCGGCGTTAGGTCAAGCAGGTGTCAACATCATGGCATTCTGTAAGGAATTCAACGCTCGTACTGCCGACCAGGCTGGCCTGATCATCCCGGTTGAAATTACAGTATTTGAAGACCGTTCCTTTACCTTCATCACCAAAACTCCTCCGGCTGCCGTTCTGCTTCGCATCGCTGCAAAAGTAGAAAAAGGATCCGGTGAACCAAACAAGAAAAAAGTAGCGAAGCTGGGCCGCGCAGCGGTTCGTGAAATCGCTGAAACAAAAATGCCTGACCTGAACGCTGCATCTATCGAAGCTGCAATGCGTATGGTTGAAGGTACTGCCCGCAGCATGGGAATCACAATCGAAGACTAA